A window of the Glaciimonas sp. CA11.2 genome harbors these coding sequences:
- a CDS encoding plasmid-related protein, whose product MTTEELLLGKFGPYMTIGQLAEILHRSAEGLRITLCSENEISRLLKPSRVKLGRRVYFRTEQVIQALSLGVPTVGVA is encoded by the coding sequence ATGACTACAGAAGAACTTTTGCTCGGCAAGTTTGGCCCATACATGACAATTGGTCAGTTGGCCGAAATACTCCATCGAAGCGCAGAAGGTTTGCGCATCACATTGTGCTCGGAGAATGAAATCTCCCGGCTGTTAAAACCCTCGCGCGTTAAATTAGGCCGTCGTGTTTACTTTCGCACAGAGCAAGTCATCCAAGCGCTGTCGCTTGGAGTCCCAACTGTTGGAGTGGCTTAA
- a CDS encoding site-specific integrase — protein sequence MATIVKTPSGTWKALIRKIGWPTTSKTFRTKRDADDWSRRTEDEMVRGVFISRSPSERMTFGAALKRYIAEVSTTKKLKTQSSEAGSAKHLDKFFGKYSLAAVSSELVASYRDQRLADGKANNTVRIELALLSHLFTIATQEWGLGITYNPVVNIRKPSPGEGRDRRLTVMEQEQLLNTVKQHSNPMLGWIVMIAIETGMRQSEILGIRHSHVDLKRRVVRLSDTKNDSSRTVPLTRVATEVFKTALENPLRPSGIDLVFFGEPGKDGKRSPYQFKKIWGDIKKSLGFVDLHFHDLRHEAVSRLVEAGLSDQEVASISGHKSMQMLRRYTHLRAEDLVKKLDRLQDE from the coding sequence ATGGCAACCATCGTTAAGACCCCTTCCGGTACCTGGAAGGCACTCATTCGCAAGATCGGCTGGCCAACTACTTCCAAGACTTTCCGCACAAAGCGCGACGCCGATGACTGGTCGCGTCGGACCGAAGATGAAATGGTGCGTGGCGTTTTTATTTCTCGATCACCCTCTGAACGAATGACCTTTGGCGCGGCGCTCAAACGTTATATCGCTGAAGTCTCCACGACGAAAAAGCTGAAGACCCAAAGTAGTGAGGCCGGCTCCGCAAAACATCTGGATAAATTCTTTGGTAAATATTCTCTCGCAGCCGTAAGCAGTGAGCTGGTCGCGTCTTACAGAGATCAGCGACTCGCTGACGGGAAGGCAAACAATACGGTACGCATTGAGCTCGCCCTGTTAAGTCATCTATTTACGATTGCCACCCAAGAATGGGGGCTCGGTATCACATACAACCCGGTGGTAAATATTCGCAAGCCAAGCCCCGGAGAAGGGCGTGATCGGCGCTTAACAGTCATGGAGCAGGAGCAGTTACTCAACACCGTCAAACAGCACAGCAACCCCATGCTGGGATGGATCGTAATGATCGCGATAGAAACCGGTATGCGACAGTCAGAAATTCTCGGCATACGCCATTCCCACGTCGATCTTAAACGGCGTGTAGTGCGTCTGAGCGATACAAAAAATGATTCGTCCCGCACTGTGCCACTCACTCGCGTCGCAACTGAAGTCTTCAAAACAGCGTTGGAAAATCCCCTTCGTCCTAGCGGTATCGACTTGGTATTTTTTGGTGAGCCTGGTAAGGATGGCAAGCGAAGCCCGTACCAATTTAAAAAAATATGGGGAGATATCAAGAAATCGCTTGGATTTGTAGATCTCCATTTTCACGATTTACGGCATGAGGCCGTCAGCAGATTAGTTGAAGCAGGACTAAGCGATCAGGAAGTGGCATCGATAAGCGGTCACAAGTCTATGCAAATGTTGCGGAGATATACGCATTTACGCGCGGAAGATTTGGTGAAAAAACTCGATAGATTGCAAGATGAATAA
- a CDS encoding ClpXP protease specificity-enhancing factor, with protein sequence MSETSTKPYLLRAIYEWCTDNGFTPYLAAKVDANTRVPQQFVKNGEIVLNISFEATSSLKMDNEFVNFNARFGGVSREISVPVENVIAIYARENGQGMAFEVTKLAEQKPVNPDDQNAQTKPASSAGFPALTSVPSPSTNSGDKENSADPEKDPEPPKKGGRPTLTRIK encoded by the coding sequence ATGTCCGAAACTTCTACTAAACCCTACTTGCTACGCGCCATTTACGAATGGTGTACCGACAACGGCTTCACCCCTTATCTGGCGGCCAAGGTCGATGCCAACACGCGCGTCCCGCAGCAGTTCGTAAAAAATGGTGAGATCGTACTCAACATCAGTTTCGAGGCGACCAGCAGCCTTAAAATGGACAATGAATTCGTTAATTTCAATGCACGGTTCGGCGGCGTCTCCCGTGAAATTTCGGTCCCGGTAGAAAATGTCATCGCGATTTATGCCCGTGAAAACGGACAAGGCATGGCGTTTGAAGTAACCAAGTTAGCGGAGCAAAAGCCAGTCAACCCGGACGATCAAAATGCGCAAACCAAGCCCGCATCAAGCGCTGGATTTCCTGCATTGACATCGGTTCCATCGCCAAGTACAAACTCTGGCGACAAAGAAAATAGCGCTGATCCAGAAAAAGATCCGGAACCACCAAAAAAAGGTGGAAGACCCACCCTAACGCGAATTAAGTAA
- a CDS encoding glutathione S-transferase N-terminal domain-containing protein, whose translation MMVLYSGTTCPFSQRCRLVLFEKGMDFEIRDVDLFNKPEDISTMNPYGQVPILVERDLILYESNIINEYIDERFPHPQLMPADPLMRARARLMLFNFEKELFVHVHVLENEKTKGAEKSHQVARAEIRDRLTTLAPLFLKNKYMLGDEFSMLDVAIAPLLWRLDHYGIELSKTAAPLMKYAERIFSRPAYIEALTPSEKVMRR comes from the coding sequence ATGATGGTTCTCTATTCAGGTACAACCTGCCCATTTTCGCAACGTTGCCGTCTCGTTTTGTTTGAGAAAGGCATGGACTTTGAAATCCGTGATGTTGATCTATTCAACAAGCCGGAAGATATCTCGACGATGAACCCATACGGCCAAGTGCCTATTTTGGTTGAGCGCGATCTGATTTTGTATGAGTCGAATATCATCAACGAATACATTGATGAGCGCTTTCCGCATCCACAACTGATGCCAGCTGATCCGTTGATGCGCGCACGTGCACGTCTGATGTTATTCAATTTTGAAAAAGAATTGTTTGTTCACGTACACGTCTTGGAAAATGAAAAAACCAAGGGCGCAGAAAAAAGTCATCAAGTCGCACGCGCAGAAATTCGCGATCGCCTGACGACGCTGGCACCTTTGTTCTTAAAGAACAAGTACATGTTGGGTGATGAGTTCTCGATGTTGGATGTCGCTATTGCCCCATTACTATGGCGTTTGGATCACTACGGTATCGAGTTGTCGAAGACCGCAGCGCCGTTGATGAAGTACGCTGAGCGCATTTTCTCGCGTCCAGCCTACATCGAAGCGCTGACCCCGTCAGAGAAAGTAATGCGTCGTTAA
- a CDS encoding cytochrome c1 produces MKLLKSLIATLVLLPALAFASEGGYPLDKAPDRTKDMSALQSGAKLFVNYCLNCHSASSMRYNRLRDIGLTEDQIKANLLFTSDKVGDLMHVAMSPKDAKEWFGAAPPDLSVIARAKASEAGSGPDWLYTYLRTFYKDDTRPTGWNNMVYPNVAMPHVLWELEGIRTAKFEDVKDPEEEGKIEHKFSKFEQVTPGKMTRLEYDVAVANLVSYLEWMGEPTQNTRKRLGVWVLLFLGLFFVVAWRLNASYWKEVK; encoded by the coding sequence ATGAAATTGCTAAAAAGTTTGATTGCGACTCTTGTGCTGCTGCCAGCGTTGGCTTTTGCCAGCGAAGGCGGTTATCCGCTCGATAAGGCACCGGATCGCACCAAAGACATGTCGGCTCTGCAAAGTGGTGCCAAGCTATTTGTTAACTATTGCTTGAATTGCCACTCTGCGTCGTCGATGCGTTATAACCGTCTGCGCGATATCGGATTGACCGAAGATCAGATCAAAGCCAACTTGCTGTTTACAAGCGACAAAGTGGGTGATTTGATGCACGTCGCCATGTCGCCGAAGGATGCCAAAGAATGGTTTGGCGCCGCACCACCGGATTTGTCGGTGATTGCGCGTGCTAAAGCGTCTGAGGCAGGTTCTGGTCCGGATTGGCTCTATACCTATCTGCGTACTTTCTACAAGGATGATACGCGTCCAACTGGCTGGAACAACATGGTATACCCCAATGTCGCAATGCCACACGTGTTGTGGGAGTTGGAAGGTATTCGTACTGCCAAGTTCGAAGACGTCAAGGACCCCGAAGAAGAAGGCAAAATTGAACATAAGTTTTCTAAGTTCGAGCAAGTCACACCAGGAAAAATGACACGTTTGGAGTATGACGTTGCAGTTGCTAACCTAGTGTCATATCTTGAATGGATGGGCGAGCCAACACAAAACACGCGTAAGCGTCTGGGTGTATGGGTTCTACTCTTCCTCGGATTATTTTTCGTCGTGGCATGGCGTCTAAATGCGTCGTACTGGAAAGAAGTGAAATAA
- a CDS encoding cytochrome bc complex cytochrome b subunit produces MMAFHEKKLPANAPIADKALNWVDSRFPLTSTWKAHLSEYYAPKNFNFWYAFGSLALLVLVIQIVTGIFLVMHYKPDATLAFASVEYIMRDVPWGWLVRYMHSTGASAFFIVVYLHMVRGLMYGSYRKPRELVWLFGVGIFLCLMGEAFMGYLLPWGQMSYWGAQVIVNLFGAIPFIGPDLSLWIRGDYVVSDATLNRFFAFHVIAIPLVLIGLVVAHIIALHEVGSNNPDGVEIKDTVDANGIPLDGIPFHPYYSVHDVMAVAVFLIVFSTVVFFGPEMGGYFLEYNNFVPADSLKTPPHIAPVWYFTPYYSILRAVTSDFIIYLQAGIAAFVALIWLRSSLTSIVKLIATVIGLAIIVAMFVLDAKFFGVVAMGVSVVILAGLPWLDHSKVKSIRYRPDWHKYVYILFGITFVILGYLGVQPPSALGGVVSKVCTFIYFGFFLLMPWWSAMGTFKQVPDRVTYHPH; encoded by the coding sequence CCACGAAAAGAAGCTACCGGCTAATGCGCCGATTGCCGACAAAGCGTTGAACTGGGTTGATTCCCGTTTTCCGCTCACTTCCACCTGGAAGGCTCATCTTTCCGAATACTACGCACCTAAGAACTTTAACTTTTGGTACGCCTTCGGTTCGCTTGCGTTGTTAGTATTAGTGATTCAGATCGTAACCGGCATTTTTCTGGTCATGCACTACAAACCGGACGCAACGCTGGCATTTGCTTCTGTTGAGTACATCATGCGTGACGTGCCGTGGGGCTGGTTAGTGCGTTACATGCACTCGACCGGTGCATCGGCATTTTTCATCGTCGTCTATCTACATATGGTGCGTGGCCTGATGTACGGCTCTTATCGCAAACCGCGTGAACTGGTCTGGCTATTCGGCGTCGGTATTTTCTTGTGTCTGATGGGCGAAGCATTCATGGGCTATTTGTTGCCATGGGGCCAAATGTCCTATTGGGGCGCGCAAGTTATCGTCAACTTGTTCGGTGCAATCCCGTTTATCGGTCCTGATTTGTCGTTATGGATTCGTGGTGATTACGTTGTCTCAGATGCAACCCTGAATCGCTTCTTCGCGTTCCATGTGATTGCTATTCCTCTGGTATTGATTGGCCTCGTTGTTGCGCATATCATTGCGTTGCATGAAGTTGGATCAAATAATCCGGATGGTGTTGAAATCAAAGACACTGTGGATGCCAATGGTATTCCGCTGGATGGTATTCCGTTCCATCCTTACTACTCGGTACATGATGTCATGGCAGTTGCTGTGTTCCTGATTGTCTTTAGTACTGTCGTGTTCTTCGGCCCAGAAATGGGCGGTTACTTCCTTGAGTACAACAACTTTGTTCCTGCTGACTCGCTGAAAACGCCGCCGCATATCGCACCAGTTTGGTACTTCACGCCGTATTATTCGATTTTGCGCGCAGTGACATCCGACTTTATTATTTACCTGCAAGCCGGCATTGCTGCTTTTGTTGCTTTGATATGGTTGCGGTCGAGTCTTACATCGATTGTAAAACTCATTGCAACGGTGATCGGTTTGGCAATCATTGTGGCGATGTTTGTCCTTGATGCAAAATTCTTCGGTGTAGTTGCGATGGGCGTATCGGTTGTCATTCTTGCCGGATTGCCATGGTTGGATCACTCAAAGGTCAAGTCGATACGTTATCGTCCTGACTGGCATAAATATGTCTACATCTTGTTCGGGATTACTTTTGTGATTCTCGGATACCTTGGCGTACAACCGCCATCGGCCTTGGGGGGAGTGGTGTCGAAGGTTTGTACTTTCATTTACTTTGGCTTCTTCCTGTTGATGCCATGGTGGAGCGCAATGGGCACGTTCAAGCAAGTGCCTGATCGCGTTACTTATCATCCGCATTAA